The nucleotide sequence tttttgtattattttctataCAACACGATTTAAAAGAGAAAGCCTTACAAAGTACCTCATTAGTCCTAGAAAAACATAACACCACAGTTTAAGAAATGCCTAAGCTTagaagttgaaaatgttttttttccatttaaaaaaacaaacaacaactttaAACTAACACCATAAATACTGTATTAGAGAGATATGGTGGATTTTTACACATGAATTTGTCTTACATCCTACTACAATGTGGctatatgtttgtattttctgaatacatacacagaaaatagAGGTATGGCACATTGCCTCTAAGATTCGGCTCGAGATAAAACTGTATTCAGCATCATGGAGAGAGACACGAggagtctgagtgtgtgtgcccacATGGTAAAAAGGGCAGAGCCCTAAGGAAACGACCCTCCTAATTTTTGATTAACATAAAATGACATCAAACATCTCAACTCAACAGCCTTTGGCCAACAACATTAATTGTTACACACGTTGGAACCCCTCAAAATGTATGTTCCCAATCACAAAAACTATAACTGTAATACAGAGCCCGAATGTTAATTACAAAATGGGACAGAAATGTCTCAAATTCAAAAGTGAAATTAAtctaaaatgctgaaaatgtgaaaaaatacaacacagagGTATGTTGCTGCTGAAAATACATCAAGAGCAACAGCGAGGTTCAGCACCaaggacagagacacaaagagaaagctGCAGCTCTACCCAAAATACACAGGCAGAGACTCCGATGCTGTGTTAACATATAGACCAGTTTTGGGGAAAGGATACGAAGAAAAAGATCAACAGCCTCTACTTGAATGACAACAGAATTTTAAATATCGGCATAGAAGAGTGGAAGAACTCCACAATAAACTCATAATGCAATTTCATGCTCAGTGTGAATTTAGGAACAAGGGAAACTAAGCTTGTAGTGTCGTTTAACGTCAAATGACTTAACTCACAGGCATGTTAAATTGTCAAAAATCGTAGTAAGAAAAACGACAAGAAAGGCAAATACAAATTATATAGTACCCTTAAGGGTACAACTATAAGGGTATTGGCGGGATCATTAAGGTGTAAAAAGGTAAACGAGATGTGACAACTGTTCCTACCTTTGGAGAGTCATCACAATCTCCAAACGCTGCAGCAAAGTCAGTTGGACTTTTCCTCAGAGTCTGGTCAGCAGGCAGTGTGTTGTCATTGTAAGATGTCACGAACTTGAAGTCACTGGTTCTAGAACCCGTTGTCAGGTAGGCGTCATAATTGTAAGTGCTGCGTAAAGTTCCTGTTCCGTCAACGTCTGCGTAATTAGGAGGAGATACGCGCTGGGGATGGCGACTGCTCCATCAAACAACAGTCTGGGCTTTCTCCTGCGACAAAACCTCACACCGaggatgatgataatgaaggTCAGAAAAAAGGTGGACACAGACACCAGCGCGATGATCAGGTATGAGGTTAGCTTGGAGTTCTTCTCATCGTAAGAAATATCCTTCAGTTCTGGCACCTCAGCCAAGTTATCagaaataagtaaatacatggaacaggtggcagagagagagggctgtCCGTTATCTTTCACTGCCACAATAAGGTTCTGTTTCATGCTGTCAGACTCAGAAATGTCCCGCTGTGTCCTGATCTCTCCGCTGTGGACACCGATAGTGAAAAGTCCCGGATCAGTGGATTTGACTATGTGATAGGACAGCCAGGCGTTCTGTCCGGAGTCCGCGTCCACCGCTATCACTTTGGACACCAGAGAGCCTGCGTGTGCAGCTTTGGGGACCAGCTCGGTCATGAAGGAGTTGCCCTCCGGGGCGGGGTACAGTATCTGAGGAGAGTTGTCGTTCACGTCCGATATGAAGACACTGACGGTCACGTTGCTGCTGAGCGGAGGAGAACCGTTGTCTCTCACCATCACGTGGACTTTGAAACTCCTCAACTGTTCATAATCAAACGACCTCACAGCGTGGATCACCCCCGTGTCTCCGTTAACAGACAGATAGGAGGACACCGGGGCACCGTTCACCTCACCGGCTAACAGAGAATAAATCACGGTGCCGTTTTGTCTCCAGTCGGGGTCTCGAGCAGTAACGGAACTTAAAGTGGAGCCAGGTTTGTTATTTTCAGCCACATATGCGCTGTAGGACTGCTCCTCAAACACCGGTGGGTTGTCGTTGATGTCTGCTACAGACAACTGAACAGTTTtagaggaggacagaggtggAGAGCCCTCGTCAGTGGCAGTGATTGTAATGTTGTAATCAGACACTAGTTCACGGTCCAGTTGTCCTGTGGTCACCAGAGAATAATAGTTTTTAATTGAAGGAACCAACTTAAAGGGGGCGCCTTGCTGAATGGAGCAGCGGACCTGTTGGTTATTATCAGAATCTGCATCCTGCACGTTAATGATGCTCACCTCTGTACCAGGTGACACGTTCTCCGGAATTGGATTTGCCAGAGATTTCACATAAATTACAGGTATATTGTCATTGACATCGGTGACATCAACGGTTACCTTTGTGTATGACGATAACCCTAAACCATCCTTTGCTTTAATGCGCAAATCATACGTTGCAACAGTTTCAAAGTCAATCGCACCCTTAACTTTTATTTTGCCGTTTTTACGGTCAATACTAAAAACTTTCTTCACATCCTCTGAAACATGTCCAAATTCATACGTCACCTCTCCATTGACTCCCTCGTCTGCATCAGTTGCGCTCACTGTGACCACTACAGTATCTAAAGGAGAGTTTTCAGGCAGACTGGCTTTATAAACGGCCTGGCTGAACACTGGTACATTATCATTAGCATCCAGTACAGTGACGTGTATGACTACTGTACCTGATCTCTGAGGAGAGCCACCATCTAGAGCTGTGAGGAGCAAattgatgttttgttgtttttcacgATCAAGCTCTTTATCAAGAACAAGCTCTATTGTGTTTCCATTAACCgccaaaataaaattatcatTCTTTTTAAGACTGTACTGCTGAACTGAATTTTGTCCTACATCCGCATCGTGCGCCTCTTCTATCACAAAACGAGCTCCCCTGACTGCCGACTCCCGAATTTCTATATTGATCAATTCTTCCTTAAATTGTGGCGAGTTATCGTTAATATCGTGAATGTGAAGACTGAAAGGATGCAGTTCCAGAGGATTCTCCAGTACAAGATCGCGTTTTATCACACACGACAGCTTTTCTCCACAAAGCCCTTCTCGGTCAATCCTGTCGGCCACAATTAAATCTCCAGTACTGAGACTGATGTCACAATAACGTTTGCGATTCCCTGCGGCGTCAACACGGGCATTTCTAGCGAACAGTTTACTCGAGTCCAGGTTAAGATCCTTCGCTATATTCCCAATAAGAGATCCGCGCTTCATTTCCTCTTGAAAGGAGTAGCTCACGTCCCCATTCACGGCTTGCAACAATAGAAAGAAAACGAAGCAGCTCACTTTGAGCCCCATCATGGCAATGCGTTTGTTACAGAAAAGGGATTCTCGTTTAGATTACAAATTCAATAAGTATTATACAGTTCAGTCAATAGAAAATCGACAGCACTCCACAGTTACTCTGGCTTCATCCAGCAGCAACTGAAAAATTACCCTTGTATTGGTCTATACATAAGAGGGTGGAGTGGAAATGCTTCACGTAGACTGGTGAATAGCGACACCATGAGTGGAATGAAGAAATTACAGACTGCAGATATACAATTATTCTTattgttcttgttcttcttattgttattatcattattagtaAACTATAATTGGCATCTTAAAATGATAGAGGAATGATATTAATTGGTTTACCATTTTAAGCACCGTCATAACACAATACAGGCTGGGTGTAAGAAAAGAGTAATTGTTATAGTTATAGATTAATTGAACTCATTAATTTGAAACATGAAAGCTCGTATTCTAAGGAATGTAATAAGCTAATACTTTTTACTGAAATTAAAACGCCAAGTCtcataaaatgttatcatgcaGCCATTGTAGTGTATGTCTTTCACATATCAGTCCTCTGATAGACTGACACACTGGATAACCACgtaaataaaatatgttcttACAATGTATCAACATGCAAAGACAGAAACTGGTGAATCCAAACATATTAAATCTTTTGAAAAGATTAAAGACACTACTGAACCCTAAAGCAGATAGATAGGTAGATATACATAggtgagaaaaatacaaaatacattatatGTTTCAATGAGTGTAC is from Siniperca chuatsi isolate FFG_IHB_CAS linkage group LG8, ASM2008510v1, whole genome shotgun sequence and encodes:
- the LOC122880737 gene encoding protocadherin gamma-A11-like, whose translation is MMGLKVSCFVFFLLLQAVNGDVSYSFQEEMKRGSLIGNIAKDLNLDSSKLFARNARVDAAGNRKRYCDISLSTGDLIVADRIDREGLCGEKLSCVIKRDLVLENPLELHPFSLHIHDINDNSPQFKEELINIEIRESAVRGARFVIEEAHDADVGQNSVQQYSLKKNDNFILAVNGNTIELVLDKELDREKQQNINLLLTALDGGSPQRSGTVVIHVTVLDANDNVPVFSQAVYKASLPENSPLDTVVVTVSATDADEGVNGEVTYEFGHVSEDVKKVFSIDRKNGKIKVKGAIDFETVATYDLRIKAKDGLGLSSYTKVTVDVTDVNDNIPVIYVKSLANPIPENVSPGTEVSIINVQDADSDNNQQVRCSIQQGAPFKLVPSIKNYYSLVTTGQLDRELVSDYNITITATDEGSPPLSSSKTVQLSVADINDNPPVFEEQSYSAYVAENNKPGSTLSSVTARDPDWRQNGTVIYSLLAGEVNGAPVSSYLSVNGDTGVIHAVRSFDYEQLRSFKVHVMVRDNGSPPLSSNVTVSVFISDVNDNSPQILYPAPEGNSFMTELVPKAAHAGSLVSKVIAVDADSGQNAWLSYHIVKSTDPGLFTIGVHSGEIRTQRDISESDSMKQNLIVAVKDNGQPSLSATCSMYLLISDNLAEVPELKDISYDEKNSKLTSYLIIALVSVSTFFLTFIIIILGVRFCRRRKPRLLFDGAVAIPSAYLLLITQTLTEQELYAALTIMTPT